The Lysinibacillus pakistanensis genome includes a window with the following:
- a CDS encoding methionine ABC transporter ATP-binding protein — protein MIQLQNITKNYKTANGELTAVKDVNLSINKGEIFGIIGYSGAGKSTMIRLLNGLEKPTSGTVMVNNQEFSSIKGQKLRDARQKVSMIFQHFNLLWSRTVAENIAFPLEIAGVSKAQRDARVKELITLVGLDGRDQAYPSQLSGGQKQRVGIARALANNPEVLLCDEATSALDPETTDAILDLLVDINERLGLTIVLITHEMHVIRKICHRVAVMEAGEIVERGEVLQVFQAPQAAITKKFVSQITDTKETQETVAQIKANYPTGQLVKLIFVGEKTEQPVISHLVKHFDVEVSIVHGNISQTKNGAYGTLIVQIDGTESNVADALGYLNTVEVQTEVIANAN, from the coding sequence ATGATCCAGCTTCAAAATATTACGAAGAATTACAAAACCGCAAATGGCGAATTAACAGCAGTCAAAGACGTAAACCTTTCCATAAATAAAGGTGAAATATTTGGCATTATCGGCTATAGTGGTGCTGGTAAAAGTACAATGATTCGTTTATTGAACGGTTTAGAAAAGCCAACATCTGGTACGGTGATGGTTAACAATCAAGAGTTTTCATCTATTAAGGGGCAAAAGCTTAGAGATGCAAGACAAAAGGTAAGTATGATTTTCCAGCACTTTAATCTACTATGGTCTAGAACCGTTGCTGAAAATATCGCTTTTCCACTAGAAATCGCAGGTGTTTCAAAGGCTCAGCGTGATGCACGTGTGAAGGAATTGATTACTCTTGTTGGTTTAGATGGACGTGATCAGGCGTATCCATCACAGCTATCAGGCGGTCAAAAGCAGCGTGTCGGCATTGCTCGAGCACTTGCTAATAATCCAGAGGTTTTATTATGTGATGAGGCAACCTCAGCACTTGACCCAGAGACTACCGATGCAATCCTGGATTTACTTGTAGATATTAACGAGCGATTAGGATTAACTATTGTGTTAATCACACATGAAATGCACGTTATCCGTAAAATCTGCCATCGTGTAGCAGTAATGGAGGCTGGCGAAATAGTAGAACGTGGTGAGGTATTACAAGTATTCCAGGCACCTCAAGCTGCTATTACGAAAAAATTTGTGTCACAAATTACAGATACGAAGGAAACGCAGGAGACGGTTGCACAAATAAAAGCAAATTATCCAACTGGACAACTTGTTAAGCTAATTTTTGTAGGAGAAAAAACAGAGCAGCCCGTAATTTCACACCTCGTCAAGCACTTTGATGTAGAAGTTAGTATTGTGCACGGTAATATCTCTCAAACAAAAAATGGTGCTTACGGTACACTTATTGTGCAAATAGATGGAACCGAGTCAAATGTGGCTGATGCATTAGGTTACTTAAATACAGTTGAAGTACAAACGGAGGTGATTGCAAATGCTAACTAA
- a CDS encoding glycosyltransferase family 2 protein, protein MILRDYLMWFFGGLIIIYMLLVIVTYGLMFFFALLKLRKEHRLDQTEMDDMYIDAFYSKPVSVIIPAYNEEVGIVDSIHSLLSLHYPEFEIIIVNDGSTDRTQEIVIEQFQMKKIEKVIKMEIQASPIVQIYQSQIHQNCFLVEKENGGKADALNVGINVARYPYFCSVDGDSILESTSLLRLMKPIASSDGEVIAAGGNVQIANGMNMQLGSILETNLSKNYLVTMQIIEYFRAFLIGRITLSKFNLVLIISGAFSVFSKKWVVEAGGYTKSMIGEDMELVVKLHRYIRKKKENKRIEFVENPVCWTEAPETMAVLRRQRRRWHQGLLESLWNHKSMTFNPRYGGIGLLSFPYFWLIEGLGPIVELGGYIYIVFAFFLGDIYYEIAILLLLSFVLYGVVFSMMAVLFEAWSKNKTFKVADLIRMMLLSFTEIFWYRPITLFWRCEGLLNFLVRRREWGKMERKGISSKEQESI, encoded by the coding sequence ATGATTTTACGTGACTATTTAATGTGGTTTTTTGGTGGGTTAATCATAATTTATATGCTACTAGTTATAGTAACATATGGACTTATGTTCTTCTTTGCTCTTTTAAAGTTAAGAAAGGAACATAGACTTGATCAAACTGAAATGGATGATATGTATATTGATGCGTTCTATTCTAAACCAGTATCTGTCATTATACCTGCTTATAATGAAGAAGTAGGTATTGTCGATAGTATCCATTCTCTACTTAGCTTACACTATCCAGAATTTGAAATAATCATTGTCAATGATGGTTCTACTGATCGCACGCAAGAAATAGTTATTGAGCAATTTCAAATGAAAAAAATTGAAAAAGTTATAAAAATGGAAATCCAAGCAAGTCCGATTGTTCAAATCTATCAATCGCAAATTCACCAAAATTGTTTTTTAGTTGAGAAAGAGAATGGTGGAAAAGCAGATGCTTTGAATGTCGGTATTAATGTTGCAAGATATCCTTATTTTTGCTCTGTTGATGGGGATTCCATTCTAGAGAGTACATCTTTATTACGTTTAATGAAACCAATTGCCTCATCTGATGGTGAGGTAATTGCAGCAGGAGGCAATGTCCAAATTGCCAATGGAATGAATATGCAACTTGGCTCGATATTAGAAACAAACCTATCTAAAAATTATTTAGTGACTATGCAAATTATTGAATACTTTAGAGCTTTTTTAATAGGGCGAATTACGCTAAGTAAATTTAACTTGGTTTTAATTATCTCAGGTGCATTTAGTGTATTTTCGAAAAAATGGGTAGTAGAAGCGGGTGGCTATACTAAAAGTATGATTGGTGAAGATATGGAACTCGTAGTAAAACTTCATCGATATATCCGTAAAAAGAAGGAAAATAAACGTATTGAATTTGTAGAGAACCCTGTTTGTTGGACAGAGGCACCAGAAACGATGGCCGTTTTAAGGCGACAAAGAAGAAGATGGCATCAAGGATTATTAGAGAGTTTATGGAATCATAAATCAATGACTTTTAATCCGAGATATGGCGGTATTGGGTTATTATCCTTCCCTTATTTTTGGCTTATTGAAGGATTAGGACCGATTGTCGAACTTGGTGGATATATTTATATTGTTTTTGCTTTTTTCTTAGGTGATATCTATTATGAGATAGCCATTTTGCTACTTTTATCATTTGTACTTTATGGTGTTGTATTTTCAATGATGGCAGTGCTATTTGAAGCATGGAGCAAAAATAAAACGTTCAAGGTTGCTGACTTAATACGTATGATGTTACTAAGTTTTACAGAAATTTTTTGGTATCGTCCCATTACACTATTTTGGCGCTGTGAAGGTCTTTTGAACTTCTTAGTAAGAAGACGAGAGTGGGGCAAAATGGAACGTAAAGGTATTTCAAGCAAGGAGCAAGAATCGATATGA
- a CDS encoding HEAT repeat domain-containing protein, with the protein MIELSIQLLLYIIAILLLFCGVVMIYLIYQRRYEERKKHEMEKYIQNTKILWQEYFLEDDRFTVTLIPKNKNQILAVEHIFLSYLRNISNPIIQQKIYTFAQMYLKEYYQNELKSRNWSKKMNAMYRIADFRIKELISTCEVSIKRKHSIEVFQLFKIYSILEKEKFIQEIWLYNYSFSQSEYKKLFSYLEVEMLQRLMEKMERLQQAAQYALIDTIAAKGSMDVIEGLEELLASEDTEIRIRTLRGLERIGIIRDLETYIPFVNSSIWEERLMVAKLFKYAPLTYTTEHLEKLLQDSNWWVRSQAASTIIEDPRGYQRLKEFIATTNDQYAIDMAIEVLGKRMRAV; encoded by the coding sequence ATGATTGAATTATCGATTCAATTATTATTATATATTATTGCTATTCTCTTATTATTTTGTGGTGTAGTAATGATTTATTTAATCTATCAGAGAAGGTACGAAGAAAGAAAGAAGCATGAGATGGAAAAGTATATACAAAATACAAAAATACTTTGGCAGGAATACTTTCTAGAGGACGACCGATTTACTGTTACGCTAATTCCTAAAAATAAAAATCAAATATTAGCGGTAGAACACATATTTTTATCGTATTTAAGAAATATATCCAATCCGATTATTCAACAAAAGATCTATACTTTTGCACAGATGTATTTAAAGGAATATTACCAAAATGAATTAAAATCCAGAAACTGGAGTAAGAAAATGAATGCAATGTATCGCATTGCTGATTTCCGTATAAAAGAGCTTATCAGTACTTGTGAAGTATCCATTAAACGCAAACATTCAATAGAAGTATTTCAGCTATTTAAAATCTATTCTATTCTTGAAAAAGAAAAATTTATTCAAGAAATATGGCTATATAATTATTCTTTTTCACAAAGTGAGTATAAAAAGTTATTCTCATATTTAGAAGTAGAGATGCTCCAACGACTTATGGAAAAGATGGAAAGATTACAACAAGCAGCACAATATGCTTTGATTGATACAATTGCAGCAAAAGGTAGTATGGATGTTATCGAGGGACTTGAAGAATTATTAGCAAGTGAGGATACTGAAATTCGTATTCGTACTCTTCGAGGATTAGAAAGAATTGGGATTATCCGAGATTTAGAGACGTATATTCCATTTGTCAATTCGTCAATATGGGAAGAAAGATTAATGGTCGCAAAATTATTTAAGTATGCACCATTAACATATACTACCGAGCATTTAGAAAAATTGTTACAGGATAGTAATTGGTGGGTACGATCGCAAGCAGCAAGCACAATAATAGAAGATCCACGAGGTTATCAGAGATTAAAAGAATTCATTGCCACAACAAATGACCAATATGCAATTGATATGGCTATTGAAGTATTAGGAAAAAGGATGCGTGCAGTATGA
- a CDS encoding arsenate reductase family protein, translated as MTIQFIQYPKCTTCKKAQKWLNDNDIVYEEVHIVEQPPSKDELTKLWQASGLPLKKFFNTSGMKYRELGLKDKLADMSEEEQLELLASDGMLIKRPIVTDGKKVTLGFKESDFEQAWK; from the coding sequence ATGACGATTCAATTTATCCAATATCCAAAATGCACAACTTGTAAGAAAGCTCAAAAATGGTTAAACGATAATGATATAGTGTATGAAGAGGTACACATTGTAGAACAGCCACCTTCAAAGGACGAATTAACAAAGTTATGGCAAGCAAGTGGACTACCTCTTAAAAAGTTTTTTAATACGTCTGGCATGAAGTATCGAGAGCTTGGTTTGAAGGATAAACTTGCCGATATGAGCGAGGAGGAGCAGCTTGAGCTACTTGCTTCTGATGGAATGTTAATCAAACGTCCAATCGTTACTGATGGAAAAAAAGTAACGTTAGGGTTTAAAGAATCTGATTTTGAGCAAGCTTGGAAATAG
- a CDS encoding methionine ABC transporter permease, giving the protein MLTNLFPNVDWERMWAATYETLYMTAISTVVTFILGLLIGIVLFLTSPHQLWANKIVNFLTGSLVNIFRSIPFIVLIILLIPFTKFLLGTIRGANAALPALIIGAAPFYARMVLIALREIDRGVIEAARSMGAKTSTIIWKVLIPESLPALISGITVTAVALVGYTAMAGIIGAGGLGNLAFLDGFQRNRSDVTLMATILILVVVFIIQWIGDMITAKTDKR; this is encoded by the coding sequence ATGCTAACTAATCTCTTTCCGAATGTCGACTGGGAGCGAATGTGGGCAGCTACCTATGAAACACTGTATATGACAGCTATTTCAACCGTAGTAACATTCATCCTTGGCTTATTAATTGGAATCGTATTGTTTTTAACAAGCCCCCATCAACTATGGGCTAATAAAATTGTGAATTTCTTAACAGGTTCACTCGTAAATATTTTCCGTTCGATTCCATTTATCGTGTTAATTATTTTATTAATTCCATTTACAAAATTCTTGCTTGGCACAATCCGTGGAGCCAATGCTGCATTACCAGCACTAATTATTGGTGCTGCCCCATTCTATGCACGTATGGTATTGATTGCATTACGTGAAATTGATAGAGGGGTAATCGAGGCAGCTCGTTCAATGGGTGCTAAAACATCTACTATTATATGGAAAGTGTTAATTCCAGAATCATTACCTGCGCTTATTTCAGGTATTACTGTAACAGCTGTAGCGCTTGTTGGTTATACAGCAATGGCTGGAATTATTGGTGCAGGCGGGTTAGGAAACTTAGCCTTCTTGGATGGCTTCCAGCGTAATCGCTCAGATGTGACATTAATGGCAACTATTCTAATCTTAGTAGTCGTATTTATTATTCAATGGATAGGCGATATGATTACAGCTAAAACAGATAAACGTTAA
- a CDS encoding MetQ/NlpA family ABC transporter substrate-binding protein: MKKLLTGLLLSVLVLALAACGAGKKDDASSGASTDDKTDSKENVTLTVGASNTPHAVILEKAKPILAKEGIDLQIETYTDYVLPNQDLASEDLDANYFQHIPYLELQIKDNGYDFVNAGGVHIEPIGIYSKKYKSLDELPKGATILLSSSVADHGRMLSLLEAKGLIKLKDGIDKTAAEIKDIAENPKNFKFDANTAPEMLVQMYENNEGDAVLINSNFAIDNGLNPVNDSIALEDKESPYVNIIAVRAGDETKKEIKKLLEVLNSKEIQDFILEEWKGSVVPVQ; this comes from the coding sequence ATGAAGAAGCTATTGACAGGATTACTCTTATCAGTATTAGTGCTAGCTTTAGCGGCTTGCGGTGCTGGTAAAAAAGACGATGCAAGCTCAGGTGCATCAACAGATGATAAAACAGATAGTAAAGAAAATGTGACATTAACTGTAGGTGCCTCTAATACACCGCATGCAGTAATTTTAGAAAAAGCAAAACCGATTTTAGCTAAAGAAGGTATTGATCTTCAAATTGAAACGTATACAGATTATGTATTACCAAACCAAGATTTAGCATCAGAAGACCTTGACGCTAACTATTTTCAGCATATTCCTTACTTAGAGCTTCAAATTAAAGATAATGGCTATGATTTCGTCAATGCTGGTGGCGTTCACATTGAGCCAATCGGCATTTACTCTAAAAAATATAAATCACTTGACGAGCTACCAAAGGGCGCAACAATTTTACTTTCTAGCTCAGTTGCAGACCACGGTCGTATGCTTTCATTACTAGAAGCAAAAGGCCTAATTAAACTTAAAGATGGTATCGATAAAACAGCAGCAGAAATCAAAGATATCGCAGAAAACCCTAAAAACTTTAAATTCGATGCTAATACAGCACCTGAAATGCTCGTACAAATGTACGAAAATAATGAAGGTGATGCAGTGCTAATTAACTCTAACTTTGCAATCGATAACGGCTTAAACCCAGTGAATGATTCAATTGCTCTTGAAGATAAAGAGTCTCCATATGTGAATATTATTGCTGTTCGTGCTGGGGATGAAACAAAGAAAGAAATTAAAAAATTATTAGAAGTCCTAAATTCGAAAGAAATCCAAGACTTCATTCTTGAAGAATGGAAAGGTTCAGTTGTACCAGTTCAATAA
- the gcvH gene encoding glycine cleavage system protein GcvH, whose translation MSTPKDLRYSEEHEWVKVEDGKVRIGITHFAQSELGDIVFVELPQVGDEIKTDDPFGSVESVKTVSELYAPISGTVVEVNADLEDSPEFVNESPYEKAWMIVVEPADASEVEKLMTAEQYEEMVAE comes from the coding sequence ATGAGCACACCTAAAGACTTACGATACTCTGAAGAACATGAATGGGTAAAAGTAGAAGATGGAAAAGTACGTATCGGTATTACACACTTCGCACAATCTGAATTAGGAGATATCGTTTTCGTTGAGCTTCCACAAGTTGGCGATGAGATCAAAACAGATGATCCATTCGGTAGCGTAGAATCAGTAAAAACTGTTTCTGAATTATATGCGCCAATCTCAGGTACTGTAGTTGAAGTAAATGCAGATTTAGAAGATAGCCCAGAATTCGTTAATGAATCACCATATGAAAAAGCTTGGATGATCGTTGTTGAGCCTGCTGATGCATCAGAAGTTGAAAAGCTTATGACAGCAGAGCAATACGAAGAAATGGTCGCTGAATAA
- a CDS encoding thioredoxin family protein codes for MEEWSKEQWIAAVQSGKKAAFYLYTPMCGTCAVASKMMMIVEQLLPKLQIGKANLNFVEEIALDYEIESVPCLLVCDGGKVTEKVYAFQSVPFLYELLKKSID; via the coding sequence ATGGAAGAATGGTCAAAAGAGCAGTGGATCGCGGCTGTCCAGTCGGGGAAAAAAGCTGCCTTTTATTTATATACACCTATGTGTGGTACATGTGCAGTTGCATCAAAAATGATGATGATCGTTGAGCAATTACTGCCAAAGCTTCAAATCGGCAAAGCAAATTTAAATTTTGTTGAAGAAATTGCCTTAGATTACGAAATCGAAAGTGTACCATGTTTACTCGTCTGTGATGGCGGAAAAGTGACAGAAAAAGTCTATGCTTTTCAATCCGTACCGTTTTTATACGAATTGTTAAAAAAATCAATTGACTGA
- a CDS encoding polysaccharide deacetylase family protein, giving the protein MIQWRKLLIIAIPFVLLCMNSMTITKAESFIEHKEITDLNKEWTITFNHPVNRASITDSSITIKDEAGNHFPITLEVNENKVKVKPEKSYENYTTYTLNVQNNIENDKSKLLENSFKLIFTTNFAIEDMEKITPLNTSNYHGQALVTLSYDDGYRNWYDKALPLHSKYNMPGTFNIIGNKVYSDDEVYMNPSQLWVAHDLGLEIASHTQNHPFLTRKSEDEIHDEFAESINTIESLLGKGVVSTVAIPYSDYNKEIREIAMQYFDGIRVLGRETNIMNDYDPYWLKSYAIINTTEFLDVKKWIDKAVAENSWVIIMLHGITEDRLEEYETTPEILEQIMKYINDLGKDSILPVNTKEGLQLTKH; this is encoded by the coding sequence TTGATTCAGTGGAGAAAGCTTCTCATTATAGCCATACCATTTGTGCTTTTATGTATGAATAGCATGACTATAACGAAAGCAGAATCTTTCATAGAGCACAAAGAAATTACAGATTTGAATAAGGAATGGACGATTACATTTAATCATCCTGTTAATAGAGCATCCATTACTGACTCTTCAATTACAATTAAAGATGAAGCAGGAAATCATTTTCCGATTACATTAGAGGTTAATGAAAATAAAGTGAAAGTGAAGCCTGAAAAATCATATGAAAACTATACGACATATACTTTAAATGTCCAAAATAATATAGAGAATGATAAATCAAAACTCTTAGAAAATAGTTTCAAGTTGATTTTTACTACTAATTTTGCAATTGAAGATATGGAAAAAATAACACCTTTAAATACTTCTAATTATCATGGGCAGGCACTTGTGACACTATCGTATGACGATGGCTATCGAAATTGGTATGATAAAGCATTACCGCTTCACTCAAAATATAATATGCCGGGAACTTTTAATATTATCGGTAATAAGGTGTACTCAGATGATGAAGTTTATATGAATCCATCTCAATTATGGGTTGCACATGATTTAGGTTTAGAAATTGCATCTCACACTCAAAATCATCCATTTCTAACAAGGAAATCTGAAGATGAGATTCATGATGAATTTGCCGAAAGCATCAATACAATAGAGTCTTTATTAGGAAAAGGTGTCGTTTCAACAGTTGCAATTCCCTATTCCGATTACAATAAAGAAATACGGGAAATTGCTATGCAATATTTCGACGGTATTCGTGTACTTGGAAGAGAAACTAATATAATGAATGATTATGATCCGTACTGGCTAAAGTCATATGCCATTATAAATACAACAGAATTTTTGGATGTGAAAAAGTGGATTGACAAAGCAGTTGCTGAGAACTCTTGGGTTATCATTATGTTGCACGGTATTACAGAAGATCGATTAGAAGAGTATGAAACAACACCTGAAATTTTAGAACAAATTATGAAATATATTAATGATTTAGGTAAAGATTCTATTTTACCAGTGAATACAAAGGAAGGGTTACAGCTTACAAAACATTAG
- a CDS encoding response regulator, with product MDTLIKTTQKVDILEESDIPPFFDVLKANIIRSHMELTVIFLKATVSNSQKNSMIEDLEEQIAHFLVSEVRNTDMLFRLEGSLRWGILLTQNGEEEGNAFLNRIFQLVKSKDSPFKIDLAFTLQGIIAEVKNDQVMFEDLIGKQFDVFSQLTEPWEIEKVTSFKTQPMERVKVSILEENVIFGEVLELTVQKMVVDHFQLETKVFSDGHEFLQSDWYLSGHTHIVIMNDILPRKNGLNVLHTLRQMANQKKFIIYMMTNRKSQGDMIYAYESGVDEYLIKPFDLNLFQAQLKRTFARL from the coding sequence ATGGACACTTTAATTAAAACGACGCAAAAAGTGGATATATTGGAAGAAAGTGATATTCCCCCATTTTTTGATGTGTTAAAGGCAAATATTATTCGTTCACATATGGAATTAACAGTTATTTTTTTAAAAGCAACTGTATCGAATTCCCAGAAAAATAGTATGATTGAAGATTTAGAAGAACAAATTGCTCATTTTCTTGTATCCGAAGTTCGAAATACCGATATGCTTTTTAGGTTAGAGGGAAGTTTACGGTGGGGAATTTTGTTAACACAAAATGGTGAGGAGGAGGGAAATGCGTTTTTAAATCGAATTTTTCAACTCGTAAAAAGTAAGGATTCCCCTTTTAAAATCGATTTAGCTTTTACATTGCAGGGAATCATTGCAGAGGTTAAAAATGATCAAGTAATGTTTGAGGATCTAATTGGTAAACAGTTTGATGTTTTTAGTCAACTAACAGAACCTTGGGAAATTGAAAAAGTAACGAGTTTTAAGACGCAGCCAATGGAAAGAGTGAAAGTTAGTATTTTAGAGGAAAATGTTATTTTTGGCGAAGTATTAGAATTAACAGTTCAAAAAATGGTAGTGGATCATTTTCAATTAGAAACAAAAGTTTTTTCAGATGGACATGAATTTTTACAGTCGGATTGGTATTTATCTGGACATACGCATATTGTCATTATGAATGATATTTTGCCTCGTAAAAATGGTCTCAATGTCTTGCATACATTAAGGCAAATGGCTAATCAAAAGAAATTTATTATTTATATGATGACTAATAGGAAGTCTCAGGGAGATATGATCTATGCATACGAAAGTGGCGTTGATGAGTATTTAATTAAGCCATTTGATTTAAATCTATTTCAAGCACAATTAAAACGAACATTTGCGAGGTTATGA
- a CDS encoding amidase yields MIICILFMSLNSTIIKADNITEDERSTWIWNPWILVDNEINTLEFLETKHINKVYLQIDYEISKKVYQSFIEKATAKDIQIYALAGESYWITENGIEYQNQLMDWLEHYQHEATDVQRFLGIHLDIEPYDTTLWTTKQTTAIQTYQQLVVQAKKKAQSFNLPLQLDIPFWYDEISYDTKYGNGILSEWLIDHSDGVTIMAYRDNSQEIIKIAKNEIEYAKQMNKKVVVGVETLESKEGDSVSFSEEGEAYMNRQLSKVQKYFSEKTSFKGIAIHHLESWMEMRP; encoded by the coding sequence GTGATCATATGCATTTTATTTATGTCACTTAATAGTACAATTATAAAGGCGGATAATATTACAGAAGATGAACGTTCTACATGGATTTGGAATCCGTGGATACTTGTAGATAACGAAATTAATACCTTGGAGTTTTTAGAAACTAAACATATAAACAAGGTTTATTTACAAATTGATTATGAAATATCTAAAAAAGTTTATCAAAGCTTTATTGAAAAGGCTACAGCTAAAGACATCCAGATATACGCACTAGCTGGAGAAAGCTATTGGATTACCGAGAATGGAATTGAGTATCAAAATCAACTTATGGATTGGTTAGAGCACTATCAACATGAAGCAACAGATGTACAACGTTTTTTAGGGATACATTTAGATATTGAGCCCTATGATACAACTCTTTGGACTACAAAACAAACAACTGCGATTCAGACCTATCAACAATTAGTTGTGCAAGCAAAAAAGAAAGCACAGTCATTCAATTTACCACTACAATTAGATATACCCTTTTGGTATGATGAGATTTCATACGACACTAAATATGGTAATGGTATTTTATCTGAATGGTTAATTGACCATTCGGATGGTGTGACGATAATGGCTTATCGAGATAATTCACAGGAAATTATAAAAATCGCGAAAAATGAAATCGAATATGCCAAACAAATGAATAAAAAAGTTGTTGTAGGTGTTGAGACTTTGGAATCAAAAGAGGGAGACTCTGTTAGCTTCTCAGAAGAAGGAGAAGCATATATGAATCGGCAGTTGAGCAAAGTTCAAAAATATTTTTCTGAAAAAACGAGCTTTAAAGGTATTGCAATCCACCATCTGGAAAGTTGGATGGAGATGCGACCATAG